The Methylobacterium sp. PvR107 genome contains a region encoding:
- a CDS encoding sensor domain-containing diguanylate cyclase: MILLRHVGSWLGSARTWIALGVLAPVGMLAASGLMLLDLRQDAWDKAEQTSRNLLQVLERDIARNIEMYDLSIRAAVENLRAPGLGQASAQMRQLILFDRAATARDMGVMLILDERGDIVDDIDAVPARTGNYADREYFQVHRARAGLGLHVGTPIVSRLTGEPMLPFSRRVDKPDGSFGGVVLGSLKLSYFAHLFGEIDLGRGGAINLYLNDGTRLMRYPSEQADIGANIAQAPTFRRFVREGRGSFVATSVRDGIARYYTFTRVGALPLILNVALASSDVEADWYARATVIGGVLLVLCGLTIALSLLFGRELRRREAMRAELAALSRTDALTGLPNRRCFEDRFARARDAARDEGRPLALLIVDADHFKRYNDRYGHPVGDEVLKGLARRLAASVHRPEDLVSRIGGEEFAILLPDTDEAGALRIADRVHAEVRALTVASAGIGAGAVTVSIGLACTGPGHGRGMSVPDLYRLADGALYEAKADGRNQTRCAAPQGMPATPPRGTLLLVSTS; encoded by the coding sequence ATGATTCTGTTGCGGCACGTGGGTTCGTGGCTCGGTTCGGCCCGGACCTGGATCGCCCTCGGCGTCCTCGCGCCGGTCGGCATGCTGGCGGCGTCCGGCCTGATGCTGCTCGATCTGCGTCAGGATGCCTGGGACAAGGCCGAGCAGACCTCGCGGAACCTCCTGCAGGTGCTGGAGCGCGACATCGCGCGCAATATCGAGATGTATGATCTCTCGATCCGGGCCGCCGTCGAGAATCTGCGGGCCCCGGGCCTGGGGCAGGCCAGCGCGCAGATGCGCCAGCTCATCCTGTTCGATCGCGCGGCCACCGCCCGCGACATGGGCGTGATGCTCATCCTGGATGAGCGCGGCGACATCGTCGACGATATCGATGCCGTGCCGGCCCGCACGGGCAATTACGCGGACCGGGAGTACTTCCAGGTTCACAGGGCGCGCGCGGGGCTGGGCCTTCATGTCGGAACGCCGATCGTCTCGCGCCTGACCGGAGAGCCCATGCTCCCGTTCAGCCGCCGCGTCGACAAGCCGGACGGCAGCTTCGGCGGCGTGGTCCTGGGCAGCCTGAAGCTGTCGTACTTCGCGCACCTGTTCGGCGAGATCGACCTCGGCCGCGGCGGCGCGATCAACCTCTACCTGAACGACGGCACCCGCCTCATGCGCTACCCGTCCGAGCAGGCCGATATCGGGGCGAACATCGCGCAGGCGCCCACCTTCCGGAGATTCGTGCGGGAGGGCCGCGGCAGCTTCGTCGCCACCTCGGTGCGCGACGGGATCGCGCGCTACTACACCTTCACGCGCGTCGGTGCCCTGCCGCTGATCCTGAACGTCGCCCTGGCCAGCAGCGACGTCGAGGCGGACTGGTATGCACGGGCGACCGTGATCGGCGGCGTCCTGCTGGTGCTGTGCGGGCTCACGATCGCGCTCTCCCTGCTGTTCGGGCGCGAGTTGCGCCGGCGGGAGGCGATGCGGGCCGAGCTGGCTGCGCTGTCGCGCACGGACGCCCTGACGGGGCTGCCGAACCGCCGCTGCTTCGAGGACCGGTTCGCGCGGGCGCGGGACGCGGCCCGCGACGAGGGCCGTCCGCTGGCGCTGCTCATCGTCGATGCCGACCATTTCAAGCGCTACAACGATCGGTACGGGCACCCGGTGGGCGACGAGGTGTTGAAGGGCCTGGCACGCCGCCTCGCAGCGAGCGTCCACCGCCCGGAGGATCTCGTCAGCCGCATCGGCGGCGAGGAATTCGCGATCCTGCTGCCGGACACCGACGAGGCCGGCGCCCTGCGCATCGCCGACAGGGTCCATGCCGAGGTCCGCGCGCTCACGGTGGCGTCCGCGGGGATCGGGGCAGGGGCCGTCACGGTGAGCATCGGGCTCGCCTGCACGGGACCGGGCCATGGCCGGGGCATGTCCGTGCCGGACCTGTACCGGCTGGCCGACGGCGCGCTCTACGAGGCCAAGGCGGACGGCCGCAATCAGACCCGCTGCGCCGCGCCGCAGGGCATGCCGGCGACGCCCCCGCGGGGAACCTTGCTGCTGGTGAGCACCTCCTGA
- a CDS encoding response regulator transcription factor, whose translation MARLLLIEDDSETAADVRDDLRGRGHDVAWAATGPEGARAARDGGWGAIILDRMLPGRDGLSVLQDLRLEGDRTPALVLSALGDVDERIRGLRAGGDDYLAKPFALGELAARIEALLRRPVDSPETVLHVGSLEIDLIAGTGRRGARDLELLPRELKLLAYLMRRPGQIVTRAMLFEEVWNYRFTPKSNLIDVHVGRLRRKLEAGGEAPLIHSVRGTGFTLAPDG comes from the coding sequence GTGGCGAGGCTGCTGCTCATCGAGGATGATTCCGAGACGGCGGCCGACGTGCGCGACGACCTGCGCGGGCGCGGCCACGACGTCGCCTGGGCCGCGACCGGACCTGAGGGCGCGCGGGCGGCACGGGACGGCGGCTGGGGGGCGATCATCCTCGACCGGATGTTGCCCGGCCGCGACGGCCTCAGCGTGCTCCAGGACCTCCGCCTGGAGGGGGACCGCACCCCGGCGCTGGTCCTGAGCGCGCTGGGCGACGTCGACGAGCGGATCCGCGGCCTTCGGGCGGGCGGCGACGACTACCTCGCCAAACCCTTCGCGCTGGGCGAACTCGCCGCGCGCATCGAGGCGCTGCTGCGACGGCCGGTCGACAGCCCCGAGACGGTCCTGCACGTCGGCAGCCTGGAGATCGACCTGATCGCCGGCACCGGCCGGCGCGGCGCGCGCGACCTCGAACTGCTGCCGCGCGAACTCAAGCTCCTCGCCTACCTGATGCGCCGGCCCGGCCAGATCGTGACCCGGGCGATGCTGTTCGAGGAGGTCTGGAACTACCGCTTCACGCCGAAATCCAACCTGATCGACGTCCATGTCGGGCGTCTGCGCCGGAAGCTGGAAGCGGGCGGCGAGGCGCCGCTGATCCACAGCGTGCGCGGCACCGGGTTCACGCTCGCGCCCGATGGCTGA
- a CDS encoding efflux RND transporter periplasmic adaptor subunit, with translation MSLNVEPGPAARDSGTDDRAAPAGSARAGDRESARPPSRRTGRVLPRLALLIAALAVAGWFGRAPIRDRLGLAPAAPVTGAADTKGDEGPADPDSVTLDAAGQTRIGLALGQAETRRIVLPVRAPGTVAFDERRVTHLKPRTPGRVLSLAVQPGDRVEAGQTLATLDAAGILDARNGLTAAQAALGEAQASEAVAALQLKRGQEQLKFGGVAQAEVERRQVDLAKARAAIQSAEANVELYRAQYRRLAPAEGAALGTSAVVTPISGIVTSVGVTLGEVVDTGRDAVTVADPTRILVLANLYGPDTARVKAGDSAAVESPIPDHPPFEGRVRSVNAALDPATSTAPARIELDNPGDLLRANMFVSVTIAADLGRDGVTVPAAAVQQTERGPIAFVRVSADRFERRALRLGIQRSDWVEVQGGVAAGESVATAGSFGLKAILLRSLLGATD, from the coding sequence ATGTCGCTGAACGTCGAGCCGGGACCGGCCGCCCGGGATTCCGGGACGGACGATCGCGCCGCGCCCGCCGGGTCGGCGCGCGCGGGGGATCGCGAATCGGCCCGCCCGCCGAGCCGGCGCACCGGCCGCGTCCTCCCGCGCCTCGCCCTGTTGATCGCGGCGCTCGCCGTTGCGGGCTGGTTCGGCCGCGCGCCGATCCGCGACCGGCTGGGTCTGGCACCCGCCGCGCCCGTGACGGGGGCGGCCGACACGAAAGGCGATGAAGGCCCGGCCGATCCGGACAGCGTCACCCTCGACGCGGCCGGCCAGACGCGGATCGGCCTCGCCCTCGGGCAGGCCGAGACCCGCCGGATCGTGCTGCCGGTGCGCGCCCCCGGCACCGTCGCGTTCGACGAGCGCCGGGTGACGCATCTGAAGCCGCGGACCCCGGGGCGCGTCCTGAGCCTCGCGGTCCAGCCGGGCGACCGGGTCGAGGCCGGCCAGACATTGGCGACCCTCGACGCCGCCGGCATCCTCGACGCGCGCAACGGCCTCACGGCCGCGCAGGCGGCGCTCGGCGAGGCGCAGGCATCCGAGGCGGTGGCGGCGCTGCAGCTCAAGCGCGGCCAGGAGCAGCTCAAGTTCGGCGGCGTCGCCCAGGCGGAGGTCGAGCGGCGTCAGGTCGACCTCGCCAAGGCCCGGGCCGCCATCCAATCGGCCGAGGCCAATGTCGAGCTGTACCGGGCGCAGTACCGGCGTCTCGCCCCTGCCGAGGGGGCCGCACTCGGCACCAGCGCCGTCGTGACCCCGATTTCCGGCATCGTGACCAGCGTCGGCGTCACCCTCGGCGAGGTGGTCGACACCGGGCGCGACGCCGTCACGGTCGCCGATCCGACCCGCATCCTGGTGCTGGCGAATCTTTACGGGCCGGATACCGCGCGGGTGAAGGCCGGCGATTCCGCCGCGGTGGAGAGCCCGATCCCGGACCATCCTCCCTTCGAAGGACGTGTCCGCTCGGTGAACGCCGCCCTCGATCCGGCGACCAGCACGGCGCCCGCGCGGATCGAACTCGACAATCCGGGTGATCTCCTGCGCGCCAACATGTTCGTCTCCGTCACGATCGCGGCGGATCTCGGCCGGGACGGCGTCACCGTGCCGGCGGCCGCCGTCCAGCAGACCGAGCGGGGACCGATCGCCTTCGTGCGCGTCTCCGCCGACCGGTTCGAGCGGCGCGCCCTCCGGCTCGGGATCCAGCGCTCCGACTGGGTCGAGGTGCAGGGCGGCGTCGCGGCCGGCGAGAGCGTGGCGACCGCGGGCAGCTTCGGGCTCAAGGCGATCCTGCTGCGCAGCCTGCTCGGCGCGACCGATTGA
- a CDS encoding ATP-binding protein yields MHFAWLRPKRSLTGRLALAVTGAVTAALILAAALSVWREVSRYAADKHAALTEVAQVFAHGGARATAENDADAAAASLRAIGQVHSVVYGAIERLDGSVLAEQGLGLRLTRDTAQDGEDLSLLRMLATRTLRAAAPIKENGRPVGRVVLIGETDDILDHVRAAGENAALAALLAIAIGLGVSLYLQRSVTRPLAALARTMDAARLRHDYAQRALVESDDEVGALARTFNDLLSAVNARDHQLAAHSAHLEEEVRARTVDLSEAKQAAESANAAKSSFLATMSHEIRTPMNGVLVMAELLARSDLPVRQRRYAEVIARSGQSLMAIINDILDFAKVEAGKLDLERVAVNPAEIVDTAITLFAERARSAGLDLAASVAPDVPRAILGDSVRLGQVVSNFVSNALKFTEAGHVCVRLSIEADGCLRVAVTDTGIGIPQDKLATIFSAFSQADQSTTRRFGGTGLGLSIAQRIVEAMGGTVAVASRVGVGSTFSARIPVETVEAARPILRRAGVPASVVLRTAGPATRDALASSLAVAGFEAVEAAGGAKAHWILDAAALAAAGRRPEGAARVLALGPAGDEAADRVLRAGLADEVLRWPVVQAEWQPVLAALAEGGTLVASAPRPVPKEALPRFPGARVLVADDSAVNREVAVEALARCGVTDVVAVEDGAAAVQEAGARPFDLILMDGSMPVLDGFAAARAIRQREASAGGRRTPIIALTAHVLAEAAEAAAAAGMDGTLAKPFTLRQLAELLQTHASALRDAASGAVAGTGSDALRDAAPVPDDLLDAEVLDGLLGLGDGAFLDRILDLYRAQAPQALSALRAALTASDQPAIAKAAHSLKSMSANIGARALVEPLRAIELAARDSACTEAPSACDALEWLLDATMAGLDRQTRGHRAAA; encoded by the coding sequence GTGCACTTCGCGTGGCTCAGGCCGAAGCGTTCCCTGACCGGCCGTCTCGCGCTGGCCGTCACCGGCGCCGTCACGGCGGCGCTGATCCTGGCCGCGGCCCTGTCGGTCTGGCGCGAGGTGTCCCGCTACGCCGCCGACAAGCACGCCGCGCTGACGGAGGTCGCCCAGGTCTTCGCCCATGGCGGCGCACGGGCGACGGCGGAGAACGATGCCGACGCGGCGGCTGCGTCCCTGCGGGCGATCGGCCAGGTTCACTCCGTCGTCTACGGTGCGATCGAGCGGCTCGACGGGTCCGTGCTCGCCGAGCAGGGACTCGGCCTGCGCCTGACCCGAGACACCGCCCAGGACGGCGAGGACCTGTCCCTCCTGCGCATGCTCGCCACCCGGACCCTGCGGGCGGCCGCGCCGATCAAGGAGAATGGCCGCCCGGTCGGCCGCGTCGTCCTGATCGGCGAGACCGACGACATCCTCGACCACGTCCGGGCCGCCGGCGAGAACGCCGCGCTGGCCGCGCTCCTCGCCATCGCCATCGGCCTCGGCGTCTCGCTGTACCTGCAGCGCAGCGTCACGCGCCCGCTGGCGGCGCTCGCCCGCACCATGGACGCGGCGCGCCTGCGCCACGATTACGCGCAGCGCGCCTTGGTGGAGAGCGACGACGAGGTCGGCGCGCTGGCGCGGACCTTCAACGACCTGCTCTCGGCCGTGAACGCGCGCGATCACCAGCTCGCCGCCCACAGCGCCCACCTCGAGGAGGAGGTCCGCGCCCGGACGGTGGACCTGAGCGAGGCGAAGCAGGCCGCCGAGAGCGCCAACGCCGCCAAGTCGAGCTTCCTCGCCACGATGAGCCACGAGATCCGGACGCCGATGAACGGCGTGCTCGTGATGGCCGAGCTGCTGGCGCGTTCCGACCTACCGGTGCGCCAGCGCCGCTACGCCGAGGTGATCGCCCGGTCCGGCCAGTCGCTGATGGCCATCATCAACGACATCCTCGACTTCGCGAAGGTCGAGGCCGGCAAGCTCGATCTCGAGCGCGTGGCCGTGAACCCGGCCGAGATTGTCGACACGGCCATCACCCTGTTCGCCGAGCGAGCCCGGTCGGCCGGGCTCGACCTCGCGGCCTCGGTGGCGCCGGATGTGCCGCGGGCGATCCTCGGCGATTCCGTCCGCCTCGGGCAGGTGGTGAGCAACTTCGTGTCGAACGCCCTGAAGTTCACCGAGGCCGGGCATGTCTGCGTCCGGCTGTCGATCGAGGCCGACGGATGCCTGCGCGTCGCCGTCACCGATACCGGCATCGGCATCCCGCAGGACAAGCTCGCCACGATCTTCTCGGCCTTCTCGCAGGCCGACCAATCCACCACCCGGCGCTTCGGCGGCACCGGCCTCGGGCTCTCGATCGCCCAGCGGATCGTCGAGGCGATGGGCGGCACCGTGGCGGTCGCGAGCCGCGTCGGTGTGGGATCGACCTTCTCGGCGCGCATCCCCGTGGAGACCGTCGAGGCCGCCCGGCCGATCCTGCGGCGCGCGGGCGTTCCGGCTTCGGTCGTCCTGCGCACCGCCGGCCCCGCCACCCGGGACGCCCTCGCGTCCAGCCTCGCGGTGGCCGGGTTCGAGGCCGTCGAGGCGGCCGGCGGGGCGAAAGCCCACTGGATCCTCGACGCCGCCGCCCTCGCGGCGGCGGGCCGTCGGCCGGAGGGTGCGGCGCGCGTCCTCGCCCTCGGACCGGCCGGGGACGAGGCCGCCGACCGGGTGCTCCGGGCCGGGCTCGCGGACGAGGTCCTGCGCTGGCCGGTGGTCCAGGCGGAGTGGCAGCCCGTCCTCGCGGCGCTCGCGGAGGGCGGCACCCTCGTCGCCTCCGCCCCGCGCCCCGTGCCGAAAGAGGCGCTGCCGCGCTTCCCGGGCGCGCGCGTGCTCGTCGCCGACGACAGCGCGGTCAACCGCGAGGTCGCCGTGGAGGCCCTGGCACGTTGCGGCGTCACCGACGTCGTGGCGGTGGAGGACGGGGCCGCGGCCGTGCAGGAAGCCGGCGCGCGGCCGTTCGACCTGATCCTGATGGACGGCAGCATGCCGGTGCTCGACGGTTTCGCCGCCGCCCGGGCGATCCGGCAGCGCGAGGCGTCCGCCGGAGGCCGCCGCACCCCGATCATCGCGCTCACCGCTCACGTCCTGGCCGAGGCGGCCGAGGCGGCGGCGGCGGCCGGCATGGATGGGACGCTCGCGAAGCCGTTCACGCTGCGGCAGTTGGCCGAGCTCCTGCAGACGCACGCGTCGGCGCTCCGGGACGCGGCGTCGGGCGCCGTCGCCGGGACCGGATCGGACGCGCTGCGGGACGCGGCGCCGGTACCCGACGATCTGCTCGACGCCGAGGTGCTGGACGGCCTTCTCGGCCTCGGGGACGGCGCCTTCCTGGACCGCATTCTCGACCTGTACCGGGCGCAGGCCCCCCAGGCGCTGTCCGCTCTGCGCGCCGCCCTCACCGCCTCGGATCAGCCGGCCATCGCCAAGGCGGCGCACAGCCTGAAATCCATGAGCGCCAACATCGGCGCGCGCGCTCTGGTCGAGCCGCTGCGGGCCATCGAGCTGGCGGCCCGGGATTCGGCGTGCACCGAAGCGCCGTCCGCGTGCGACGCGCTGGAGTGGCTGCTCGACGCCACGATGGCGGGGCTCGACCGGCAGACACGGGGCCACAGGGCCGCAGCCTAG
- a CDS encoding polyhydroxyalkanoate synthesis regulator DNA-binding domain-containing protein, whose product MPRKRRPRRLINRYAQSRLYDVETGTYVSLARLKELRCEGYEIVVREVETGRFVTEDVLPPGLDA is encoded by the coding sequence ATGCCTAGGAAGCGGCGCCCGCGGCGCCTGATCAACCGCTACGCGCAGAGCCGCCTGTACGACGTCGAGACCGGGACCTACGTCTCCCTCGCGCGGCTCAAGGAGCTGCGCTGCGAAGGCTACGAGATCGTGGTCCGCGAGGTCGAGACCGGTCGGTTCGTCACCGAGGATGTCCTGCCGCCGGGCCTCGACGCATGA
- a CDS encoding pilus assembly protein TadG-related protein has protein sequence MLRDVLRALPDRSGSVAVTFGLSAVVLLGLVGGGIDYARVASRRVQLQNAADVGVLSGGNTMKLAASSIAAVQGVTEQAIRTNAPSAPDQPFTVTVVVASDKTSVSAQIQDTVKLAFGPFIGIRSQPLSVRAKASVVGKMRLCMLTLDPSAPGTFNLQKNAQVTANGCSLYANSTNPAGMVGGDNSMAKADTICSAGGYLGVRANFAPPPQTGCPVIADPLLGRANPPVGACASLPFPFNLLPLTQMQTIDKDVTLDPGTYCFGLQIKKKAVVTMRPGIYVFKDGPLIVKDNATLTGTDVGLYFVGDKAGLLFDKKTTVSLTAPTTGDMAGLLMAEQTTVSSPIDPALGLVDDLTGLLLPPTPPPLGQTKPMRIYRIISNNARTMLGTIYLPAGRLVIDADKPVADQSAYTVVVAQQVNLYEGPNLYLNANYDATSVPVPKGVGPISGKLLITQ, from the coding sequence ATGCTCCGGGATGTGCTGCGCGCCCTGCCGGATCGGTCCGGCAGCGTGGCGGTGACCTTCGGCCTGAGTGCGGTTGTCCTGCTCGGCCTTGTCGGCGGCGGCATCGACTACGCGCGCGTCGCGTCGCGCCGCGTCCAGCTGCAGAACGCCGCCGACGTGGGTGTGCTGTCCGGTGGCAACACCATGAAGCTTGCCGCGTCCAGCATCGCCGCCGTGCAGGGCGTGACCGAGCAGGCCATCCGCACCAACGCGCCGTCGGCGCCCGACCAGCCGTTCACGGTGACCGTGGTGGTGGCGAGCGACAAGACCAGCGTGTCGGCGCAGATCCAGGACACGGTGAAGCTCGCCTTCGGCCCCTTCATCGGCATCCGGTCACAGCCCCTCTCGGTGCGGGCCAAGGCCAGCGTCGTCGGCAAGATGCGGTTGTGCATGCTCACCCTCGACCCCTCGGCACCGGGCACCTTCAATCTGCAGAAGAACGCGCAGGTCACCGCCAACGGCTGCTCGCTCTACGCCAACTCGACCAATCCGGCCGGCATGGTCGGCGGCGACAACTCGATGGCGAAGGCCGACACGATCTGCTCGGCCGGCGGCTATCTCGGGGTTCGCGCGAACTTCGCGCCGCCGCCGCAGACCGGATGCCCGGTGATCGCGGATCCGCTGCTGGGCCGCGCCAACCCGCCGGTCGGCGCCTGCGCGAGCCTGCCCTTCCCGTTCAACCTGCTGCCGCTCACCCAGATGCAGACGATCGACAAGGACGTCACGCTCGATCCCGGGACTTACTGCTTCGGCCTCCAGATCAAGAAGAAGGCCGTGGTGACGATGAGGCCCGGCATCTACGTGTTCAAGGACGGACCTCTGATCGTGAAGGACAATGCCACGCTCACCGGCACGGATGTCGGCCTCTATTTCGTAGGCGACAAGGCGGGTCTGCTCTTCGACAAGAAGACGACCGTCAGCCTCACGGCGCCGACCACCGGCGATATGGCGGGCTTGCTGATGGCCGAGCAGACGACCGTCTCCAGCCCGATTGATCCGGCCCTGGGCCTCGTTGACGATCTCACCGGGCTGCTGCTGCCGCCGACGCCGCCGCCGCTCGGCCAGACGAAGCCGATGCGGATCTACCGGATCATCAGCAACAACGCCCGCACGATGCTGGGCACGATCTACCTGCCGGCCGGACGCCTCGTCATCGACGCCGACAAGCCGGTGGCGGATCAATCCGCCTACACCGTCGTGGTGGCGCAGCAGGTGAATCTCTACGAGGGGCCGAACCTGTATCTCAACGCCAACTACGACGCGACGAGCGTCCCGGTGCCCAAGGGCGTGGGACCGATCAGCGGCAAGCTGCTGATCACGCAGTGA
- a CDS encoding ATP-binding protein, with protein sequence MADLLRSTALRWALGIALWSTLLALAMFAFVYWQTAEYLREELAETLRLEVRAAAADDAAAANRVDTWVAMDPHATHYGGLFALDGTRRAGNLGAVPDHLARDGDAYRVSATVDIAGRSLQDEIWAAALTLADGRIVVIAHDTDEIDRVRATTLRALGLGLVPTLALSVLGGLLLTSRARRRLAATEAAVAEVMRGDLRRRLPVGDHDDEFDRLTRTVNRMLDEIEHLMGEVRSVGDAVAHDLRTPLTRLRARLERTRSQARSVAEFHEAIDQGLIWIDQTLAMVTAVLRIGEMEDGRRRGAFARVDLGEVAAVAVEFFAPLAEERDIDLALSVAPGAHVIDGDRDLCFEAVSNLLDNALKFTPPGGRVRAGLQRTDDAVVVTIGDTGPGLPPGERTTVFHRFYRSEAARHTPGHGLGLSLVAAIVKLHGAGVTIRDAPGGGCHVALRFPIAEAAEAHADTVRSGHNPAR encoded by the coding sequence ATGGCTGACCTGCTGCGCTCGACCGCCCTCCGCTGGGCACTCGGCATCGCCCTGTGGTCCACGCTGCTCGCCCTGGCGATGTTCGCCTTCGTCTACTGGCAGACGGCCGAGTATCTCCGCGAGGAACTCGCCGAGACGCTGCGGCTGGAGGTCCGGGCGGCGGCGGCCGACGACGCGGCCGCCGCGAACCGCGTGGACACCTGGGTCGCGATGGATCCCCACGCCACCCATTACGGCGGCCTGTTCGCCCTGGACGGGACGCGCCGGGCGGGCAATCTCGGCGCGGTGCCGGACCATCTGGCCCGCGACGGCGACGCCTACCGGGTGAGCGCGACGGTCGACATCGCGGGACGCTCGCTTCAGGACGAGATCTGGGCGGCCGCGCTGACCCTCGCCGACGGCCGCATCGTGGTGATCGCGCACGACACCGACGAGATCGACCGGGTGCGGGCCACGACCCTGCGGGCCCTCGGGCTCGGGCTGGTGCCGACGCTGGCGCTCTCCGTCCTCGGCGGCCTGCTGCTCACGAGCCGCGCGCGCCGCCGCCTCGCCGCCACCGAGGCCGCCGTGGCCGAGGTGATGCGCGGCGACCTGCGCCGGCGCCTGCCGGTCGGCGATCACGACGACGAATTCGACCGCCTGACCCGGACGGTCAACCGGATGCTCGACGAGATCGAGCACCTGATGGGCGAAGTCCGCAGCGTCGGCGATGCGGTGGCGCATGACCTGCGCACGCCGCTCACGCGCCTGCGCGCCCGGCTGGAGCGCACGCGCTCACAGGCCCGGAGCGTCGCGGAATTCCACGAGGCGATCGATCAGGGCCTCATCTGGATCGACCAGACCCTGGCCATGGTCACCGCCGTGCTGCGGATCGGCGAGATGGAGGACGGGCGCCGCCGCGGCGCGTTCGCCCGGGTCGACCTCGGCGAGGTGGCGGCGGTCGCGGTCGAGTTCTTCGCGCCGCTCGCCGAGGAGAGGGACATCGACCTCGCGCTCTCGGTCGCGCCCGGCGCGCACGTCATCGACGGCGACCGCGACCTGTGCTTCGAGGCCGTGTCGAACCTGCTCGACAACGCGCTCAAATTCACGCCGCCTGGCGGCCGCGTACGCGCCGGCTTGCAGCGCACCGACGACGCGGTCGTCGTGACGATCGGCGATACCGGGCCCGGTCTGCCGCCAGGGGAGCGGACCACCGTGTTCCACCGCTTCTACCGCTCCGAAGCGGCGCGCCACACCCCGGGTCACGGCCTGGGCTTGAGCCTCGTGGCGGCGATCGTGAAGCTCCACGGTGCGGGCGTGACGATCCGGGACGCACCGGGCGGCGGCTGCCATGTCGCGCTGCGCTTCCCGATCGCCGAGGCGGCCGAGGCCCACGCGGATACGGTTCGGTCCGGCCACAATCCGGCACGATAG
- a CDS encoding HD-GYP domain-containing protein, producing MLALILDDSEMNNLLMLQALKPVAGCEPVAFTCPRAALAFLRAHVDRIGVVVTDYDMPGLTGLEVIAAARAVPGFAHVPIVMVTSLDQRSLRHEALRAGATDFLGKPCDPVEIQARITNLMRISAAHRQEQDHAASLAREVAAAVSVIEAREHEIIALLMRAAEHRDTDTGDHIARVAGYVGVIARNLGFEPAAIQTLKLASTMHDVGKIGVPDSILLKRGPLSADERAEMEKHAERGRRILEGSTSDVVRLAAEIAESHHERWDGTGYPKGLSGEAIPLSGRIVAVADVFDALVSERPYKTAWPLERARAFMTDQAGRHFDPRCVDAFLSGWDDVAQTWIQAAA from the coding sequence ATGCTCGCTCTGATCCTCGACGATTCCGAGATGAACAACCTCCTGATGCTGCAGGCGCTGAAGCCCGTGGCCGGCTGCGAGCCCGTGGCCTTCACCTGCCCTCGGGCGGCGCTTGCGTTCCTGCGGGCACATGTCGACCGGATCGGCGTCGTGGTCACCGATTACGACATGCCCGGCCTGACCGGTCTCGAGGTCATCGCGGCCGCCCGGGCGGTGCCGGGCTTCGCGCATGTGCCGATCGTCATGGTGACGAGCCTCGATCAGCGCAGCCTGCGCCACGAGGCGTTGCGGGCGGGCGCCACCGATTTCCTCGGCAAACCCTGCGACCCGGTCGAGATCCAGGCGCGCATCACCAACCTGATGCGGATCAGCGCGGCGCACCGTCAGGAGCAGGACCACGCCGCCTCGCTCGCCCGCGAAGTCGCGGCCGCGGTCTCGGTGATCGAGGCGCGGGAGCACGAGATCATCGCCCTGCTGATGCGCGCCGCCGAGCACCGCGACACCGATACCGGCGATCACATCGCCCGGGTGGCGGGCTATGTCGGCGTGATCGCCCGGAACCTCGGCTTCGAGCCCGCCGCGATCCAGACCCTGAAACTCGCCTCCACGATGCACGACGTCGGCAAGATCGGGGTTCCCGACTCGATCCTGCTGAAGCGCGGGCCTCTCTCCGCCGACGAGCGCGCCGAGATGGAGAAGCACGCCGAGCGCGGGCGCCGGATCCTGGAGGGCAGCACCTCCGACGTCGTGCGGCTCGCCGCCGAGATCGCCGAGAGCCACCACGAGCGCTGGGACGGAACGGGCTATCCGAAGGGCCTGAGCGGCGAGGCGATTCCGCTCTCCGGCCGCATCGTGGCGGTGGCCGACGTGTTCGACGCCCTGGTGTCCGAGCGCCCCTACAAGACCGCCTGGCCCCTCGAGCGCGCGCGGGCCTTCATGACGGACCAGGCCGGCCGCCACTTCGACCCGCGCTGCGTGGACGCGTTCCTCTCCGGCTGGGACGACGTGGCGCAGACCTGGATCCAGGCCGCCGCCTGA